GAGTTCATAGCTTGGGGTATATGAATGGATAGAATATCAGCGGTTTTATTTCGGCATTAATCAACTAAAGGTAAATATTTTTCTGAATTGGGAAATGTTTTTATCCACCCATTTGTTTGCCGCCCGATCATATATTTGACCTTCCATGACCAAGCACATAGCCGACCTTCGCATTGAGCCATTCCGCTACGATTTACCAGATGAGCGCATTGCACGCTACCCACTGTCCGAACGAGATGAAAGTAAATTGCTGGTTTACCGTTCTGGAGAAATCTGGGAAGATACTTACCGAAATATTGCTGCGCACATCCCCACAGATTCACTTCTGGTTTTCAATAACACCAAAGTCATTCATGCCCGCTTGTTCTTTCCAACTGCCACCGGAGCCCAAGTAGAAGTCTTCTGTCTGGAACCTGCCGGCGAACAAATAGACATGGCCTCTGCCATGGTAAAAAAGGAATCTACTCGATGGAATTGCCTGATTGGGCGAGCCAGCAAATGGAAAGAAAAAGTGTTGGTGATGAAGACCGATACCTTCACGATGCAGGCAGAAATTGTGGAAAGAAATTCTGATGCTTTCGTAGTTGAATTTCGTTGGACACCCATTCACTTTACCTTCGCTGAAATATTAGACCGTGCGGGTGTAATGCCTATTCCTCCTTATCTGAAACGAAGCGCCGACCAAACAGACCAGACTCGCTACCAGACCGTCTTTGCCGAATATGAAGGTTCTGTGGCTGCGCCAACAGCCGGTCTTCACTTCACGCCTCGTGTTTTTGAATCATTTGCTCAAAAAAATATTCAGACCACCTTTCTCACCTTACACGTTGGAGCGGGAACATTTAAACCGGTGACTGCTGAAACCATCGGAGCACATGAAATGCATGCAGAAGTGATCTGTTTGTCCAGAGCTACTATTCAGCAAATTAAAGATGCCTTGGAGCGACCGATGATTCCGGTGGGCACTACTTCGCTTCGCACTTTAGAGAGTTTATATTGGATGGGGGTGAAAGCCAAATTGAATCCATCTCTTTCTGAGCAGGAAATCGAAATCAGTCAATGGGAGGTTTATAAGTCACTGCCAGATGATATTTCTGCTTCTGATGCTCTGGATGCTTTACTTTTATGGATGAAAACAAAAGGGTTGGAAACCTTGCTTTGTAAAACGCAGATTCTTATCGCCCCCGGATACACATTGAAAATTGCGACGGCGCTCATCACTAACTTCCATCAACCTTCCTCCACCTTGTTGCTCTTAGTGGCGGCCATTGCCGGAGGGGATTGGAAGAAAATTTATGATTATGCGCTGACTCATGACTTTCGCTTTTTGAGCTATGGCGATGGGTCGCTGATTTTTGCGAGAAAATGAAGTGCGCTAAAGTTTTTCGTTTTTAATTGCTTTATCTTAGCGCCTTGTTATGAGTAAGAAGGGTAAGGTTTTGGTGGCGATGAGCGGCGGGATAGATTCGACAGTCAGCGCGGTGATGTTGCATGAGCAGGGCTATGAGGTGGTGGGCATCACAATGAAAACTTGGGATTATGCCACTTCGGGTGGTTCAAAAAAGGAAACCGGTTGCTGTTCGCTCGATTCGATTAACGATGCGCGACAGGTGGCGGTGGATTTGGGGTTTAGTCATTTTATTATTGACATCCGCGAGGAGTTTGGTGATTATGTCATCAATAACTTTGTGGATGAATATCTAGCGGGAAGAACTCCTAATCCCTGTGTGTTGTGTAACACACATATCAAATGGGAGTCCCTGTTGAAGCGCGCCGACCAGATGGACTGCGAATTTATCGCCACCGGTCACTATGCCCAACTGCGCGAGGTGAACGGAAGGCAGGTGATTTCAAAAGGTTTGGATGAGAACAAAGACCAAAGCTATGTACTTTGGGGCGTGAGTCAACCCTGCCTGAACCGAACTATTTTTCCAGTAGGGAAATTTCATAAACCAGCCATTCGCCAAATGGCGCGAGATATGGGTTATGAAGAACTGTCAAAGAAAAGTGAGAGCTATGAAATCTGTTTTGTACCGGGTAATGATTATCGCGGTTTCCTGAAACGGCGCATACCGGAACTGGAGAAGAAGGTGGCTGGAGGAACTTTTGTAGATGTAGCAGGAAAGGTGATCGGCAAGCATGAGGGGTATCCGTTTTATACCGTCGGACAGCGAAAGGGTTTGGGCAATGATGGCTTTGGCAAAAGAATGTTTGTGACAGAAATTCATCCCGAAACAAACACGGTGGTGTTGGGGGAGGAAAAAGAATTGGATCGCGACGGTATGTGGGTGGGAAAAATAAATCTCCAGAAATATGATTCGATCCCGGTAGATATGACTTCGGTTACCAAGGTGCGCTATCATCACGAAGGAGCCACCGCCACGCTGAATCAAATCGGGGACCGTATCAAAGCAGAGTTCGATACCAAGGTGCCGGGCATCGCTCCAGGGCAAAGCGCCGTCTTCTATGAAGAAAATGATGTGATTGGCGGAGGAATTATTTTATCAAACTATAACTTGAATGCGTAAAGGGTTAGCGGTTAGCGGTTCACAGTTCACAGTATTATATGTTCTGTGTCTTGTGTTTTGTGTCTTAGGTCTTATGTCACTTAATTCCTGTAAGGACAAAATGGATTCTGGCGTTAGATTATCATTACGGATACTTCCCGCTCAACACCGGCCACTACGTAATTTATGATGTGGATTCGATTCTCTATCGTTATGCTCCGCCGGATGAGTATCGCCGCGACACGGTGCATTATCAACTCATGGAAATCATTAGCGACACCTTCTATGACAACTTAAATGAGTTGAACTATCAGTTGGATTTGTATCGCCGCCCGAACAGCGCCGCCTCTTGGTCATTTTTCAAGCGCTGGTCTATGAAGATCAATACAACCAACGCACAGAAAAAAGAGGATGATGCCAATTTCATGAAACTCATTTTCCCTCCTGCCGAAGGTGATTCATGGAATGGAAACCAGTTCTTGCCTACCAGTTCTCCGTATGAAATGTATCGCGATTGGGAGTATCATTATACCAGTGTGCATCAACCTTATTCCATCAACGGCTTTAATTTTGACAGTACGCTGACGGTAGATGAAGTGGACCGCGAAACGCTGATTGATAAAACTTTACGCAAAGAAGTCTATGCCAAAAACGTCGGTATGATTTATCAGGAATGGGAACATCTGGAAAAGCAAAATGTTACCAAAGACTGGCAGACCGGACCGGAAAACGGTTTCCGCATTCGTATGAGAATAGTGGAACATCATCCATGATGAGATGGTCAACTATACTGTGCTTGTTTTTACAAGCATCGCTGGCGCTCTCTGCCCAATCTGATTTCTATTGGATAAAATTTAAGGATAAGGCATCCTCTCCTTTTCAAATCGGAAATCCAACTCAGTTCCTATCACAAAAGTCTATAGAGCGTCGTAACAAACAAGCTATTCCTATTTCCGAAAATGACTTACCGGTATCACAAGCATATATAGATAGCATTTCGCCGTTCATCCATCAGTTAGTCCACCGGTTGAAATGGTTCAATATGGTGGTGGTGAAGGTGGGGCAAAATGATTATCTGGATTCGATTCGTCAGTTTTCGTTTGTGGACAGCCTCGCACCTATTTGGTTTGTTCCCTCGCGTTCCGTGGATATGAAGGATAAGTTTGAATCGGTAGAGCCCGTTGACCAAAACAATGTGGACTCCGGTTTATATGGTATTGCTTATAATCAAATAAGGATGCTTAATGCCGATTTGCTTCATCAATTGGGCTACAGAGGCCAAGGCATCACCGTTGCCATGATGGATAATGGTTTTGTGCGAGCGGACTCTATCGCTGGTTTTGATTCCATCCGTCCACGCATTCATCAAACCTGGAATTTCGTCCGCAACCAGATGAATGTTTATACTGATGGAGGACACGGAACCAATACTTTTAGCTGTATAGCTGGAAACGTTCCCGGCCATTTTCTAGGCACTGCCCCGGACGCTGATTTCTTTCTTTATGAAACAGAAGATATAGATGATGAATGGGTGATGGAGGAATACAATTGGGCAGCGGCGGCAGAAATGGCAGATAGTTCGGGCGCAGATATTCTTTCTACTTCACTGGGATATACTACCTTCCGAAGTGGCGCCGGCGATCACACTTACGCTGACTTAACCGGTGATTATACGCTTATTACCCGTGCATCAAACATGGCTTTCAGCAAGGGCATGTTGGTATTAAACAGTGCCGGAAACAGCGGAGACGATGCTTGGTTTTATATCACAGCTCCTGCCGATGGCACAGAGGTGATGGCGGTAGGAGCTGTGAATCCGGACAGAACGATTACCGGTTTCAGCAGCCGCGGACCCAATGCCAGTGGCCAGATTAAACCAGATGTTTGTGCGCAGGGTTCCTCTGCGGCGGTCTTGGACATTTCAGGCAATCTTGCTATGGCTGGTGGAACTTCTTTTAGCTGTCCCATATTAGCGGGATGCGCTGCCAGTCTTTGGGGTGCATTTCCTGAAAAAAGCGCGCAAGAAATCCGGCAGGTGATTATAGAAAGTGCTGATCGGTTCAATACTCCCGATAATAACTATGGCTATGGGATTCCAAATTTCTACAATGCCTATCTACAGTTATTGACAGCGTATAATCCCAATACTTTAAATCTGCAGGCAGGTGCTGTGATTTATCCCATTCCATTTACCGATGAATTGAACCTGTCTTTATATAATGAAGAAGAAGGGGAACGACGGATAGAGCTATTTGATCTATTGGGTAGAAAGGTTTATTCATTCCATATATTTCTGCGTGCACAAACCTATGAACTGGTTTGCTTAGACGGCATTCAATCTTTATCCGCCGGTGAGTATATACTAAGGATGGACGGTCAGAAGAAATATGCACAGAGGATATTGAAGATGAAATAAAAAATCAGAAGCTATTCAGTTTCATACTAATCTTGTAATCCTTTTTATATCCCATTCATATTATTTGCAACGCTTATTTCTCGAATACATCTAAAGTTTTCTTGTAATGTTGGCAACCTATTTGAAAATCAGAGAAGAGAATTACAGTTTTGCAGGTGCATTTTCTGTCCCATTATTATACCGAACAGCCCAACCAAAGTCCTTTTTTTGTAGCCGGATTAGGTATTCCTGACCTAACACCCGGCTTTGCGCGAATCCATAATTCCATTATTCTGAAGAAACCTGCCCCTGAGCAGGATGACCTGAAAGAAATACACCAAGGCATTGTCCGACATTATGCTGGGGATAAATGGTTTCATGCTTCTGCCCTGTTTGCCAAACATGTTTCGCTTTTTTGCAGTGCCTTTTTGAAAGAGGGCTTAGACCGTGAACGTTTGCGACTTTCGGTCATTGCTCATATCGCTGTAGAGATGATGATTGATCGGCAGATTATGTTGACAGAAAGAATAGTGTGTGAAAGATTCTATGAGAAAATAATGATGGCAGATGAAAAGATGTTGCTTTGCTATTTCGATTTTCTAAAACTCGGCAAGGAGAAAAATGTATTTATAAGTAGATTTGGATTTTTTAAAGAAAAAAAGTTTTTGTTTTTGTTTGAAGAAATAGAAAAGATGGTATTTGGCGTGGATAGGATTTATTCTACCGTAACCCAAACCAAGTTTACAAACGAGGAGAAAGACAAGTTTATAGCAGCTTTTCACAATATGGATGCTCAAATACGTTATAGCTGGAAGCAATTGCTGAAACCATAAAGAAATATGAAGAAAACCATAGGACTATTTCTACTCTTAATATTTGGAGTACTTGGAAATGCACAGGTGGTACGTAAGTACAGCAATGAGTTTTTGAATATCGGGGTGGGTGCCCGTGGATTGGCGATGAGTAATGCGCAGGTGGCTACTACTTCCGATGCGTATTCTACTTATTACAACCCCGCTGGATTAGTTCAAATTCCTAATACCTTTCAAATCGGCATTATGCACTCCGAATATTTTGCGGGCATAGCTAAGTATGATCACGTGTCGCTTGCTGTACCGGTTCAAAACAAAAAGCGAGTACTGGGCTTTTCATTTTATCGTTTTGGGGTGGATGACATTCCAAATACTCTGTTCTTGGTTCAGCCCGACGGCAGTGTGGATTATACAAAAATCACCTCCTTCTCAGCGGCAGATTATGCTTTCATGTTTCACTACGCACAAACACTGCCCGTCAAAGGGTTAACCATTGGAGCCACTGTGAAAGTGATTTATCGCCAAATCGGGAAGTTCGCCAAAGCATGGGGCTTTGGGCTAGATCTCGGATTACAGTATCGCATTAAACAATGGCGTATCGGCTTTATGGCTCGCGATGTCAGCAGCACCTTTAATGCCTGGAACATCACTTTTACCGATGCGGAAAAACAAATCCTGACACAAACGAACAATGAACTACCCAAAATACATTGGAAATCACAACGCCGTTATTGATATTAGGCGGAGCTTATGAAGGCAATATCAAGGATAAATTCTTTATCACGCCCGAAGTGAATTTTTCTTTCACTACGGATGGAAAAAGAAATGTGCTGATTGCGGCTAAGCCCATCAGTATAGATATGAACGTGGGGTTGGAATTAAAATATGTTCCGGCGAAGAATATAGATGTGGCAATTCGAACCGGGGTGGGCAATGTGCAGCGTTCTACGGATGAGTTGGGGAAGAAACGATTCACTGTATCTCCCAATATTGGTGCCGGATTGCACATAAAAATTGTTTCGATTGATTATGCCCTCACCAACTTGACCACCATTAAAGACGCATCGGGCGGCGCCGGATTATACTCACATGTCATCTCCCTCCGCCTCGACATTACGAAGAAGCAAAAGGAATAGAGATGAAGAAACTTTTACTCCTTTCAATTACAAGTCTTGTTTTTCTGGCACTCCGAGCACAGCCCTTCGGCAATGAATGGATTGATCCTGCTCGTACTCATTATAAAATTAAAGTTGTAGCGGACGGTATTTATCGGATAAACTATTCCACCCTAGCAGCAGCTATTCCCAACATTGGTTCGCTGAACCCACAGAATCTGGTGATGTATCACAATGGCTTGCCGGTACCCATTTTTGTTTCAAACAATTCAGGACTGGGAACAAATGACTACATTGAATTTTTTGGCAAGCGCAACACCGGCTTTATTGACAGTTTGCTCTACCGATCTTCCGAGCATCAGATAAATCCAAATTATAGTCTGTTTACAGACACCTCTGTTTTCTTTCTAACCACGAACAACCTGCAAAACAATCCGCGGTTCATCAACGTAATTAATGACCTAACCAACTTGCCGCCCAGAGAAGATTACTTTCTTTATTTTTCCCGTCTTAATTACCCCTGCGGAGCTGCCTATCCGGGCAAGTATTATTCTGCCGGAACTACCGAGCTTTACAAATCCCTCTATGATGAAGGAGAGGCTATTGCTAATTGTAATTACTTCGGCCATAGCAACCAAAATTTCACGATCAATACTCCTTTCGTTT
This portion of the Bacteroidota bacterium genome encodes:
- a CDS encoding S-adenosylmethionine:tRNA ribosyltransferase-isomerase, translated to MTKHIADLRIEPFRYDLPDERIARYPLSERDESKLLVYRSGEIWEDTYRNIAAHIPTDSLLVFNNTKVIHARLFFPTATGAQVEVFCLEPAGEQIDMASAMVKKESTRWNCLIGRASKWKEKVLVMKTDTFTMQAEIVERNSDAFVVEFRWTPIHFTFAEILDRAGVMPIPPYLKRSADQTDQTRYQTVFAEYEGSVAAPTAGLHFTPRVFESFAQKNIQTTFLTLHVGAGTFKPVTAETIGAHEMHAEVICLSRATIQQIKDALERPMIPVGTTSLRTLESLYWMGVKAKLNPSLSEQEIEISQWEVYKSLPDDISASDALDALLLWMKTKGLETLLCKTQILIAPGYTLKIATALITNFHQPSSTLLLLVAAIAGGDWKKIYDYALTHDFRFLSYGDGSLIFARK
- a CDS encoding S8 family peptidase, giving the protein MMRWSTILCLFLQASLALSAQSDFYWIKFKDKASSPFQIGNPTQFLSQKSIERRNKQAIPISENDLPVSQAYIDSISPFIHQLVHRLKWFNMVVVKVGQNDYLDSIRQFSFVDSLAPIWFVPSRSVDMKDKFESVEPVDQNNVDSGLYGIAYNQIRMLNADLLHQLGYRGQGITVAMMDNGFVRADSIAGFDSIRPRIHQTWNFVRNQMNVYTDGGHGTNTFSCIAGNVPGHFLGTAPDADFFLYETEDIDDEWVMEEYNWAAAAEMADSSGADILSTSLGYTTFRSGAGDHTYADLTGDYTLITRASNMAFSKGMLVLNSAGNSGDDAWFYITAPADGTEVMAVGAVNPDRTITGFSSRGPNASGQIKPDVCAQGSSAAVLDISGNLAMAGGTSFSCPILAGCAASLWGAFPEKSAQEIRQVIIESADRFNTPDNNYGYGIPNFYNAYLQLLTAYNPNTLNLQAGAVIYPIPFTDELNLSLYNEEEGERRIELFDLLGRKVYSFHIFLRAQTYELVCLDGIQSLSAGEYILRMDGQKKYAQRILKMK
- the mnmA gene encoding tRNA 2-thiouridine(34) synthase MnmA, translating into MSKKGKVLVAMSGGIDSTVSAVMLHEQGYEVVGITMKTWDYATSGGSKKETGCCSLDSINDARQVAVDLGFSHFIIDIREEFGDYVINNFVDEYLAGRTPNPCVLCNTHIKWESLLKRADQMDCEFIATGHYAQLREVNGRQVISKGLDENKDQSYVLWGVSQPCLNRTIFPVGKFHKPAIRQMARDMGYEELSKKSESYEICFVPGNDYRGFLKRRIPELEKKVAGGTFVDVAGKVIGKHEGYPFYTVGQRKGLGNDGFGKRMFVTEIHPETNTVVLGEEKELDRDGMWVGKINLQKYDSIPVDMTSVTKVRYHHEGATATLNQIGDRIKAEFDTKVPGIAPGQSAVFYEENDVIGGGIILSNYNLNA